A portion of the Magnetococcales bacterium genome contains these proteins:
- the msrB gene encoding peptide-methionine (R)-S-oxide reductase MsrB, with amino-acid sequence MSRRDFLLLMAACGVGSAMTLMAPRYATGETRKEEKVSKTDAEWQKILTPQQYKILRREGTEPPFSSHLNDEHRAGTFICAGCEAPLFSSASKFDSGTGWPSFFATIPERVATKTDFHLIYPRTEYHCARCGGHQGHVFNDGPQPTGKRYCNNGLALKFVPEA; translated from the coding sequence ATGTCGAGAAGAGATTTTTTGTTGCTGATGGCCGCTTGTGGCGTCGGTTCCGCCATGACCTTGATGGCTCCCCGTTACGCCACAGGGGAGACCCGGAAGGAGGAAAAAGTGAGTAAAACGGATGCGGAATGGCAAAAAATATTGACCCCGCAGCAATACAAGATTTTGCGTCGCGAGGGCACCGAACCTCCGTTTTCCAGCCATCTGAACGACGAACATCGGGCGGGAACTTTCATCTGTGCCGGCTGCGAAGCACCTCTTTTTTCCTCCGCCAGCAAGTTTGACAGTGGTACCGGTTGGCCCAGCTTTTTTGCAACCATTCCCGAACGGGTGGCGACCAAGACCGACTTTCATCTGATCTATCCCCGCACCGAATACCACTGCGCCCGATGTGGGGGGCATCAGGGGCATGTTTTCAATGACGGACCACAACCTACGGGAAAACGTTATTGCAATAATGGATTGGCCTTGAAATTTGTACCTGAAGCCTGA